From a region of the Natronogracilivirga saccharolytica genome:
- a CDS encoding LacI family DNA-binding transcriptional regulator: MKVTLKDIARETGYSISTISRVLSNVGKISPKARDEIIQAAKRLNYPVSRIAGQDIPGKQQNIALVTDFHEGEFYASYYYGIDRAAAEEKVRIALLNVAEPRKNIKKFMSDLIAEKYFDGAIIFIPELIRQDYEDLMKIIPDHFHVVSNAMIENPLLATITFDGYSGGHQAARLFHEAGYQNVGIVKGPARKAESRFRYNGFNDFVSSVPEMNLVWECDGNFEFNSGVQSFYDLVESGNKPEAIFICNDLMASAFIDTAVANNVRIPDDIAILGYDDLPMCRNNNPTISSVRTDFKQLGTASIRSLKNRHPKEGQQHGVLSLIPVSIVERESISTKIEV, encoded by the coding sequence ATGAAAGTAACCTTAAAAGACATTGCCCGGGAAACGGGCTATTCCATATCAACAATCTCACGGGTTTTAAGCAATGTTGGCAAAATAAGTCCAAAAGCAAGGGATGAAATAATTCAGGCTGCCAAGAGATTAAACTATCCCGTATCGCGTATCGCAGGGCAAGATATTCCGGGGAAACAGCAGAATATTGCTTTGGTAACGGATTTTCATGAAGGCGAGTTTTATGCTTCCTACTATTACGGAATCGACAGAGCTGCTGCGGAAGAAAAGGTTCGTATTGCCTTGCTGAATGTAGCCGAGCCTCGCAAGAATATTAAGAAGTTCATGTCGGATCTTATTGCCGAAAAATATTTTGATGGAGCGATCATTTTCATACCGGAATTGATCCGTCAGGATTATGAGGATCTTATGAAAATAATCCCGGACCATTTTCACGTGGTTTCCAATGCAATGATCGAAAATCCCTTGCTTGCAACCATCACCTTTGACGGATACAGCGGCGGACACCAGGCTGCCAGACTTTTTCATGAAGCCGGTTATCAAAATGTTGGCATTGTTAAAGGCCCTGCAAGGAAAGCAGAAAGCAGGTTCCGGTACAACGGATTCAATGATTTCGTCTCAAGCGTTCCTGAGATGAATCTGGTCTGGGAATGCGACGGAAATTTTGAATTCAACTCCGGTGTCCAAAGCTTTTATGACCTGGTGGAGAGCGGAAATAAACCGGAAGCAATTTTTATTTGCAACGATTTGATGGCTTCCGCATTTATCGATACCGCGGTGGCCAATAATGTCCGTATCCCGGATGACATTGCCATTCTGGGCTACGATGATCTGCCCATGTGCCGGAATAATAACCCGACTATTTCCTCTGTCCGCACTGATTTTAAACAATTGGGTACTGCCAGTATCCGGTCTTTAAAAAACCGGCATCCAAAAGAAGGTCAGCAGCATGGAGTTCTGAGCCTCATACCGGTATCAATTGTTGAAAGAGAATCTATTTCAACTAAAATTGAAGTGTGA
- a CDS encoding cytochrome c oxidase subunit 3 family protein has protein sequence MGNQSIATEKKSHLQHHFVDEDQQFESSKLGMWIFLATEILMFGGLFVAYIVYRSWHPDLFYQAAHELDVALGATNTVVLIASSLTIALAIRAVQLDKIKACINYLAATIALAATFMVIKYFEYMEKFEKGIFPGSAYSYDGISHEMAVNFFSIYYMMTGLHGIHVVIGMGLIGWMIIKAKKGSVHSGYYTPVENTGLFWHLVDIIWIFLFPLLYLIE, from the coding sequence ATGGGGAATCAGAGTATAGCGACTGAAAAAAAATCGCATTTGCAGCATCATTTTGTGGATGAAGATCAACAGTTTGAATCATCCAAGCTGGGTATGTGGATATTTCTTGCTACGGAGATCCTGATGTTTGGCGGTCTGTTTGTCGCATACATCGTATACAGGTCATGGCATCCTGACCTTTTTTATCAGGCGGCTCATGAACTTGATGTTGCTCTGGGTGCAACAAACACCGTGGTGCTGATCGCAAGCAGCCTTACCATTGCCCTTGCCATCAGAGCGGTTCAGCTTGACAAGATCAAGGCATGCATCAACTATCTTGCCGCCACCATTGCACTTGCCGCCACCTTTATGGTGATCAAGTATTTTGAATACATGGAGAAGTTTGAAAAAGGAATTTTCCCGGGTAGTGCATACTCATATGACGGGATCAGTCATGAAATGGCTGTGAATTTTTTCAGCATTTATTACATGATGACCGGACTTCACGGAATTCACGTGGTTATTGGAATGGGACTGATCGGATGGATGATTATCAAGGCTAAAAAGGGATCGGTTCACAGTGGCTACTACACCCCGGTAGAAAACACGGGCTTATTCTGGCACCTGGTTGATATCATCTGGATCTTTCTCTTTCCCCTTCTGTACCTCATCGAATGA
- a CDS encoding sodium:solute symporter — protein MASQIGILDLIIVLAFVGYICWRGFTASRNQKSPADFFLASRSLTWPLIGISLYASNMSSSSLIGLSSSGYENGIYVYNYEWMGIILLVIFAIYFVPLYLRAKLYTMPELLEKRFDFRSRYYFSTLSILVNIGIDTAGALYAGGILIQILFPVVDMGTAILIIAISAGMYTIAGGLRAVVFTDVLQGILLTVGSLILTIILFNHIGSWEAIKEAAHPDSFNLIRSRDDKVLPWPALILGLPLLSFYFWCTNQHIVQRVLGARSIDDGRKGAIFAGFLKVPVLFIMIFPGIMALSIYPELDNPNMVMPQLMLDFLPAGILGLVLAGFLAALMSSIDSALNSASTLLTMDFYKKIRPRSDQKELVRIGRIFTLLFVLIASLWAPYIDRFPTLWEYLQAALSYLIPPVVVCFLFGLYWKRATPLAAFMSLIVGGLSALIIMLLHALALIPYIHFLYVAAILFGLSSLTMIITSLIDKHPGLSESFADQFRAQTEEESSQTPSSDEENKTTDIKTDTSVSGSAYMDYRFYAAVLMILTTGVVIWFW, from the coding sequence GTGGCTTCTCAAATAGGCATTCTTGATCTGATTATTGTACTTGCCTTTGTTGGCTATATTTGCTGGCGTGGATTCACTGCCTCCAGGAATCAGAAATCACCTGCGGACTTTTTTCTTGCCAGCAGATCCCTGACCTGGCCCCTTATCGGTATTTCTCTTTACGCATCGAACATGTCCAGCAGCAGTCTGATAGGACTGTCCAGCAGTGGCTATGAAAACGGGATCTACGTTTACAATTACGAGTGGATGGGGATCATCCTGCTGGTCATTTTTGCCATTTATTTTGTCCCACTCTACTTAAGGGCAAAACTGTATACCATGCCTGAGCTTCTGGAGAAGCGGTTTGATTTCAGGTCCCGTTATTATTTCTCAACCCTGAGCATACTGGTTAATATTGGCATTGACACTGCCGGAGCGCTTTACGCAGGAGGAATCCTCATTCAAATCTTGTTTCCCGTGGTGGATATGGGAACCGCTATTCTGATTATTGCCATCTCTGCAGGGATGTACACCATTGCCGGCGGACTCAGAGCCGTTGTTTTCACTGATGTACTGCAAGGTATACTGCTTACTGTCGGTTCACTGATACTTACCATAATTCTTTTTAACCATATCGGCTCATGGGAGGCCATTAAAGAAGCAGCTCATCCGGATTCATTTAACCTCATCAGAAGCCGGGACGATAAGGTGCTTCCCTGGCCGGCGCTGATTCTGGGATTACCCCTCTTGAGTTTTTATTTCTGGTGCACCAATCAGCACATAGTACAGCGTGTCCTGGGAGCGCGTTCCATAGATGACGGCCGAAAAGGAGCCATATTTGCAGGATTTCTTAAAGTTCCCGTGCTTTTTATCATGATTTTTCCCGGCATCATGGCCTTGTCCATTTATCCTGAGCTTGACAATCCCAATATGGTGATGCCTCAGTTGATGCTGGATTTTCTTCCTGCCGGCATTCTCGGTTTGGTTCTTGCAGGATTTCTTGCCGCGTTGATGTCCAGCATCGATTCTGCACTGAACTCCGCTTCAACACTGCTTACAATGGATTTTTATAAAAAAATCCGGCCCAGGTCAGACCAAAAAGAACTGGTCCGGATTGGCAGGATTTTTACATTGCTGTTTGTTCTTATTGCCTCTTTATGGGCACCTTATATTGACCGTTTCCCGACATTGTGGGAATATTTGCAGGCGGCACTTTCCTACCTGATCCCGCCTGTTGTGGTTTGTTTCCTGTTCGGATTGTACTGGAAACGTGCCACACCTTTGGCAGCCTTCATGTCCCTGATTGTCGGCGGCTTATCCGCTTTAATTATCATGTTGCTTCATGCTCTGGCGCTGATACCTTACATTCATTTTCTGTATGTAGCTGCCATTCTGTTTGGCCTCAGTTCCCTGACCATGATTATTACAAGCCTGATTGACAAACATCCGGGATTAAGTGAAAGCTTTGCAGATCAGTTCCGTGCGCAGACCGAAGAAGAATCATCACAGACTCCCAGTTCTGATGAAGAAAACAAAACCACAGACATCAAAACTGATACCAGCGTTTCAGGATCCGCTTACATGGATTATCGTTTTTATGCTGCTGTTCTGATGATACTGACTACAGGTGTTGTAATATGGTTCTGGTAA
- a CDS encoding cytochrome C oxidase subunit IV family protein: MSTHHISTLATLMSVAAALLVLTFFTVAVTWFDIPAPFDVIAAMAIAIVKAALVAMFFMNLYWDTRFNSIVLLLSVLFLVIFISITLLDTLFRDAGLPIY; this comes from the coding sequence ATGAGTACACACCACATTTCTACTTTAGCAACACTCATGAGTGTTGCAGCAGCTTTGCTCGTGCTGACATTCTTCACCGTGGCAGTAACCTGGTTCGACATTCCTGCACCATTTGATGTGATTGCTGCTATGGCAATTGCCATAGTCAAAGCAGCACTGGTTGCCATGTTTTTTATGAACCTTTACTGGGACACCAGATTCAACTCCATCGTTCTTCTTCTGTCCGTTTTATTCCTGGTCATATTCATCAGCATAACATTGCTGGATACACTGTTCAGAGATGCCGGCCTGCCAATTTATTAA
- the ctaD gene encoding cytochrome c oxidase subunit I: protein MAERTANTLKIREFPVEENPKHTYLNAEKGILSWLITLDHKRIGLLYLGSIAFFFFVGGVLALLLRTELLTPAESIIDADTYNQIFTLHGAIMIFLFIIPSIPAALGNFFLPMMIGAKDVAFPRLNLASYWIYVIGAVFALYSIISGAVDTGWTFYTPYSTQTDMAVVSMTMAIFILGFSSILTGINFIVTLHKLRSPGLSWSKMPLFLWSLYATAIIQILATPVLAITVLLLAMERIFGIGIFDPTMGGDPVLYQHFFWFYSHPAVYIMIVPAFGIISELISTFSRKTIFGYWAIALSSLAIAFIGFLVWGHHMFVSGQSELSSVVFSFLTFFVGVPTGIKIFNWVATMYKGSIDLKTPMLYALAFLFLFTIGGLTGIMIGALSVNVHLHDTYYIVAHFHYVMMGGTVIALLGGLHYWWPKMTGRMYNEFWGKITCGIIFVSFNMTFLPQFIMGSQGMPRRYFNYVDQFQGLHQFSTIGSYILGLGFVIMAVYLAWSLFKGPRATSNPWKSRSLEWMASSPPAHHNFEYTPVILHGPYDHHKPMREFRMGVAREDETHEEQVTAEKTP from the coding sequence ATCATAAGCGAATCGGTCTGCTCTACCTGGGATCCATAGCTTTCTTTTTCTTTGTTGGCGGGGTTCTTGCCCTTCTGCTCAGAACCGAACTGCTCACTCCGGCAGAAAGCATAATTGATGCGGATACCTACAATCAGATCTTTACCCTTCACGGGGCCATTATGATCTTTTTATTCATCATCCCTTCCATTCCGGCAGCCCTTGGGAATTTCTTCCTGCCTATGATGATCGGTGCCAAGGATGTTGCCTTCCCGAGGCTCAACCTTGCCAGCTACTGGATATATGTGATCGGTGCCGTTTTTGCCCTGTATTCGATTATCAGTGGTGCTGTTGATACAGGATGGACTTTCTATACTCCCTACAGCACTCAAACGGATATGGCTGTGGTGTCCATGACAATGGCCATTTTCATACTGGGTTTCTCCTCCATTCTGACTGGTATCAACTTCATTGTTACGCTGCACAAGCTCAGAAGTCCGGGCCTGAGCTGGAGTAAAATGCCCCTGTTTCTCTGGTCGCTCTATGCAACGGCCATCATACAGATCCTTGCCACCCCTGTTCTTGCTATAACCGTTCTCCTGCTTGCTATGGAACGGATATTTGGTATCGGCATTTTTGATCCTACAATGGGCGGTGATCCCGTACTTTATCAGCATTTCTTCTGGTTCTACTCCCACCCCGCTGTATATATCATGATTGTGCCCGCTTTCGGTATCATTTCCGAACTGATATCCACCTTTTCCCGCAAAACCATATTCGGATACTGGGCCATCGCGCTCTCCAGTCTTGCCATTGCATTTATCGGTTTTCTGGTCTGGGGGCATCATATGTTTGTTTCGGGTCAGTCTGAACTGTCATCAGTGGTCTTTTCTTTCCTGACCTTCTTCGTTGGCGTACCCACCGGAATCAAAATTTTCAACTGGGTGGCAACAATGTACAAAGGGTCTATTGACCTCAAGACTCCCATGCTTTATGCACTTGCCTTCCTTTTCCTGTTTACCATAGGCGGACTTACCGGAATCATGATCGGAGCATTGTCCGTCAACGTACACCTGCATGATACCTACTATATTGTGGCTCATTTTCATTATGTGATGATGGGAGGAACTGTAATTGCCCTGCTTGGAGGATTGCATTACTGGTGGCCCAAAATGACGGGCAGAATGTACAATGAATTCTGGGGAAAAATCACCTGCGGAATCATCTTCGTATCCTTCAATATGACCTTCCTGCCCCAATTCATTATGGGGAGCCAGGGTATGCCCCGCAGGTATTTCAATTATGTCGATCAGTTTCAGGGTTTGCATCAGTTCTCAACCATCGGCTCCTACATTCTTGGCCTGGGCTTTGTCATCATGGCTGTGTACCTGGCCTGGTCATTGTTCAAAGGGCCCCGGGCCACTTCCAATCCATGGAAGTCACGGTCGCTGGAATGGATGGCATCGTCACCCCCGGCGCATCACAATTTTGAATACACACCCGTAATCCTTCATGGTCCGTATGACCACCACAAACCCATGCGTGAATTCCGCATGGGAGTTGCCAGGGAAGATGAAACACATGAGGAACAGGTGACTGCTGAAAAAACTCCGTGA
- a CDS encoding glycoside hydrolase family 2 TIM barrel-domain containing protein: MNLFYLTRILTIAIIFTFLTTEPVSGAGLSHPPEPIPVTLEQDEEGNYKVVRDGEPYFIKGAGGSSRLDLLVESGGNSIRTWSTSDADSILDEAHKRGLTVMLGIWLEHERHGFDYDDEESVARQKEEVRKKILRYKDHPALLAWGLGNEVDLMYTNTRVWHAVEDIARMVKELDPNHLVTTVTAGIDKEKAALIMEKVPSIDFLSINTYGGLDDLPERIREIGWDGAYAVTEWGPTGHWEIDQTEWEVPVEQTSTEKSEVYRSRYREGIMADPEQCIGSYTFLWGQKQETTPTWYGLFLETGEITEVVDAMHYNWTGEWPEERAPSILSFTIEGMSAHDNVYLAPGETYEATVEGTHPHDASFEISWEFLPESTDIGAGGDPEERPETIHGLIKEQHGNTIVFQAPEKQGPYRLFTYLVTEENRAAVANIPFFVGDK, encoded by the coding sequence ATGAATCTATTCTATTTGACCCGAATACTTACAATTGCAATCATATTTACATTTCTCACAACTGAGCCGGTATCAGGCGCAGGTTTATCACATCCGCCAGAACCCATACCGGTTACACTGGAACAGGATGAAGAAGGCAATTACAAAGTCGTTCGGGACGGAGAACCCTACTTCATAAAAGGAGCCGGCGGATCTTCGCGGCTTGATTTGCTGGTGGAATCAGGAGGAAACTCCATCCGGACCTGGAGTACATCTGATGCAGACAGCATCCTTGATGAAGCCCATAAACGGGGATTAACCGTAATGCTTGGAATCTGGCTTGAACATGAACGGCATGGGTTTGACTACGATGATGAGGAATCAGTGGCACGTCAAAAAGAAGAAGTGCGTAAAAAAATATTGCGGTACAAGGACCATCCTGCCCTTCTTGCCTGGGGACTGGGAAACGAGGTGGATCTGATGTACACCAACACCAGGGTATGGCATGCCGTTGAGGATATCGCCCGGATGGTTAAAGAACTGGATCCAAATCATCTTGTCACCACTGTCACAGCCGGCATCGACAAGGAAAAGGCAGCATTGATCATGGAAAAAGTACCTTCAATCGATTTTTTGAGCATTAATACGTATGGAGGACTCGATGATCTTCCGGAACGTATCCGGGAAATCGGCTGGGATGGTGCCTATGCAGTGACCGAATGGGGTCCCACCGGACACTGGGAAATTGATCAGACCGAATGGGAGGTTCCTGTTGAACAAACCAGTACAGAGAAATCGGAAGTCTACCGTTCACGATACCGGGAAGGTATTATGGCCGACCCTGAGCAGTGCATAGGATCCTACACTTTTCTCTGGGGGCAAAAACAGGAAACCACCCCCACATGGTACGGTCTTTTCCTTGAAACCGGCGAAATAACCGAAGTGGTGGATGCCATGCACTATAATTGGACCGGTGAATGGCCTGAGGAACGTGCACCTTCTATACTTTCCTTTACAATCGAAGGCATGTCAGCGCACGATAATGTCTACCTTGCTCCCGGAGAAACGTATGAGGCAACTGTTGAGGGAACCCATCCGCATGATGCATCCTTTGAGATTAGCTGGGAGTTTTTGCCCGAAAGTACAGATATCGGAGCCGGAGGTGATCCGGAAGAACGGCCGGAGACGATTCACGGACTGATAAAAGAACAACATGGTAACACCATTGTTTTTCAAGCTCCTGAAAAACAAGGCCCATACCGCCTTTTCACATATCTTGTCACTGAAGAAAACAGGGCGGCTGTCGCAAATATTCCTTTTTTTGTCGGAGACAAATGA